A single genomic interval of Ruminococcus sp. NK3A76 harbors:
- a CDS encoding SpoIIIAH-like family protein encodes MKKPTLIIGKKQIILAGMTLLLGAAIYANYAVTASEGIKTTKVVDSKTVNYGEAELVSTSDASSDYFAQARIDRMKSRGEAVETLKSIMNGGDATEEEKSVASEQAANVSGLIETESKVEDLIKAQGFDDCVVYLDGANANIVVKSDGLDTNEAAQIKDILLSEVNVANENIRIVEQN; translated from the coding sequence ATGAAAAAGCCAACACTTATTATCGGAAAAAAACAGATAATCCTTGCAGGAATGACACTGCTTCTCGGTGCTGCTATATATGCAAACTACGCCGTAACGGCAAGTGAGGGGATAAAGACAACAAAGGTGGTTGACAGCAAGACAGTTAATTACGGCGAAGCTGAGCTTGTCAGCACATCTGATGCGTCAAGCGACTATTTTGCGCAGGCAAGGATAGACAGAATGAAGTCAAGAGGAGAAGCCGTTGAAACGCTCAAATCAATTATGAACGGCGGCGATGCAACAGAAGAAGAAAAAAGCGTAGCATCAGAGCAGGCAGCCAATGTTTCCGGCCTTATTGAGACCGAGAGCAAGGTCGAGGATCTTATAAAAGCACAGGGATTTGATGACTGCGTCGTTTATCTTGACGGGGCAAACGCTAACATTGTAGTAAAGTCTGACGGGCTCGATACAAACGAAGCCGCTCAGATAAAGGATATACTATTGAGCGAAGTCAATGTTGCCAATGAAAATATAAGAATAGTCGAACAAAACTGA
- a CDS encoding Asp23/Gls24 family envelope stress response protein: MSEVQSNAQGSLKVSKGVIADIVSSCVKETEGVARVSGSNEIVRRLAGSKNEETIKIALIDDVLSVSFGVIIKNGYNAVKTAETIQENVKNAVGSMLGLTVAKVNVNIVNVEFSQ, translated from the coding sequence ATGAGCGAAGTACAGTCAAATGCACAGGGCAGCTTAAAGGTCAGCAAGGGCGTTATAGCTGATATCGTATCAAGCTGCGTCAAGGAGACCGAGGGTGTTGCAAGAGTCTCGGGCTCAAACGAGATAGTCAGAAGGCTCGCAGGCTCAAAGAATGAGGAGACTATAAAGATAGCGCTTATCGACGATGTTCTCAGCGTTTCTTTCGGTGTCATAATCAAAAACGGATATAATGCCGTGAAGACTGCCGAGACTATCCAGGAGAATGTCAAGAATGCAGTAGGCTCTATGCTTGGCCTTACTGTTGCAAAGGTCAATGTAAATATCGTAAATGTAGAATTTTCGCAGTAA
- the nusB gene encoding transcription antitermination factor NusB, with amino-acid sequence MSVNRREVRESVFILSFEKMFREDSTDDIIELAEELGDLTINDEVIHNFKGIVDKADELDEVIQKFSNKRTIDRIPKINLALLRLAIYEARYDEKVPINVAISEAVALAGKYAQEADIAFINGVLGAYSRSDEAQSV; translated from the coding sequence TTGTCAGTAAACAGAAGAGAAGTCAGAGAATCAGTTTTTATCCTTTCCTTTGAAAAGATGTTCCGTGAGGACAGCACCGATGATATCATCGAGCTGGCTGAGGAGCTTGGTGACCTTACTATCAATGATGAGGTCATACATAATTTCAAGGGGATAGTCGATAAAGCAGACGAGCTCGACGAAGTCATTCAGAAATTCAGCAATAAAAGGACTATCGACAGGATACCTAAGATAAACCTTGCTCTGCTGCGCCTTGCTATATATGAAGCAAGATATGATGAAAAGGTGCCGATAAATGTTGCCATAAGCGAGGCAGTTGCTCTTGCCGGCAAATATGCGCAGGAGGCTGACATCGCATTTATAAACGGTGTGCTCGGCGCATATTCAAGAAGTGACGAGGCGCAGAGTGTCTAA
- a CDS encoding peptidase M22: MSKILGIDTSNYTTSAALLDTDTMSVIQSKQLLPVKPGEKGVRQSEAVFHHTKQLPDVIGKLMGQGRCIPDGIGVSVKPRLEEGSYMPCFLVGEGFADSLGSVIGVLPDKSSHQIGHILAAIYSSGRFDLIKDKKSFAAFHVSGGTTDLLYCEPDDDNILKISRIGGSDDLKAGQAIDRCGVMLGLKFPCGQELERLAENSSSSFKIKPSVRGLDCSLSGLENKCRDMIDKGCPKEDTAKFCISYVLESIKAMTKAFYEKYSEKTVIYAGGVMSNSMIRSALEAEQRVFCEGEFSRDNACGVAVYSAIKRGLIL, encoded by the coding sequence GTGTCTAAGATATTAGGGATAGATACAAGCAACTATACTACGTCAGCTGCGCTGCTTGATACAGATACTATGTCTGTTATACAAAGCAAGCAGCTTCTGCCTGTCAAGCCGGGAGAAAAAGGCGTTCGCCAGTCAGAAGCGGTGTTTCATCACACAAAGCAGCTGCCCGATGTTATCGGAAAGCTGATGGGGCAGGGGAGATGTATCCCGGACGGTATAGGCGTTTCTGTAAAGCCAAGGCTTGAAGAAGGCTCATATATGCCGTGTTTCCTTGTCGGCGAGGGATTTGCCGATTCGCTTGGCTCGGTGATAGGCGTTTTGCCTGATAAATCGTCACATCAGATAGGACATATACTTGCTGCAATATACAGTTCAGGGCGTTTTGATCTGATAAAAGACAAAAAGTCATTTGCTGCATTTCATGTCAGCGGAGGAACGACCGATCTGCTATACTGCGAGCCCGATGACGATAATATCCTTAAGATTAGCCGTATAGGCGGTTCTGATGATCTTAAGGCAGGGCAGGCGATAGACAGATGCGGCGTTATGCTCGGTCTTAAATTCCCGTGTGGGCAGGAGCTTGAAAGGCTTGCTGAGAATAGCAGCAGTTCTTTTAAGATAAAGCCTTCTGTCAGGGGGCTTGATTGTTCTTTGTCCGGCCTTGAAAACAAATGCAGGGATATGATAGACAAGGGCTGCCCTAAAGAAGATACAGCAAAGTTTTGTATAAGCTATGTGCTTGAAAGCATAAAGGCTATGACAAAAGCGTTTTATGAAAAATACAGCGAAAAGACTGTGATATACGCAGGGGGAGTCATGTCAAACAGCATGATAAGATCTGCCCTTGAAGCCGAGCAGCGTGTATTCTGCGAAGGTGAGTTTTCAAGAGATAACGCCTGCGGTGTGGCGGTCTATTCTGCGATCAAGAGGGGACTGATCTTATAA